The following coding sequences are from one Apodemus sylvaticus chromosome X, mApoSyl1.1, whole genome shotgun sequence window:
- the LOC127674370 gene encoding protein FAM47A-like yields MGEQWLPWNRPRQVLQPMPLGMTCKPWFKDRLPSKCFAKHKLEQLKFPTSLDGRRWVFVKEGLDDFRRGCPPSEGMIIRGAKDGFLPTISREVRRRSKKSQQKRCQDLSLFSPLSLAQQARKAFVERTEANLTQHPLAFWPMEDGIPSDIELLENVLEALDTEEQLMEKPDHYEESRKSIHSVHLPSVAEESSEKEEEPEPPRFPGSRKHGLLHEKKPRKKNPAKESLYYRHVPKGVYDFCAWVNSFGDLGIDERFMMKQFDIGYECKPVYTDSAIKKVSLLPPDLRYCRRLSKVKEIRFSIQEANFERKLRKPHDPYKPCRDKIRYGAWYLKPYLWKKLVNDEPLIDPEELFELEGGMRGKPDIIEDLYGTIAFKDFIISKGYNMPTILEKLFMRKGWNYDTVNTPIPRVLKAHELIMQQKDEDYDDEND; encoded by the coding sequence ATGGGGGAGCAGTGGCTGCCATGGAATCGCCCCCGGCAGGTACTTCAGCCAATGCCTCTGGGAATGACCTGCAAGCCCTGGTTCAAGGACAGGTTGCCTTCTAAGTGTTTCGCGAAGCACAAACTGGAACAACTGAAGTTCCCTACCTCTCTGGATGGCCGACGCTGGGTGTTTGTGAAGGAAGGGCTGGATGATTTCAGGAGGGGCTGTCCGCCTAGTGAAGGTATGATCATTCGTGGTGCCAAAGATGGTTTTCTCCCCACAATTTCTCGTGAAGTCCGCCGTCGCTCCAAAAAGAGTCAGCAAAAACGGTGCCAGGACTTAAGCCTGTTTTCCCCTCTGTCGTTGGCCCAGCAAGCTCGTAAGGCCTTTGTGGAGAGAACAGAAGCAAACCTGACCCAGCATCCCTTGGCTTTCTGGCCCATGGAGGACGGAATTCCTAGCGATATTGAGCTCTTAGAAAATGTGCTGGAAGCTCTTGACACCGAGGAGCAGTTGATGGAGAAACCGGATCACTATGAGGAGAGCAGAAAATCTATTCATTCTGTGCATCTGCCTAGTGTGGCTGAGGAATCctctgaaaaagaagaagagcCTGAACCTCCCAGGTTTCCTGGGTCACGAAAACACGGTCTGCTTCATGAAAAAAAGCCCCGCAAAAAGAACCCCGCCAAGGAGTCTCTTTATTACCGGCATGTACCCAAAGGAGTCTATGACTTCTGTGCATGGGTTAACTCATTTGGAGATTTGGGCATTGACGAACGTTTCATGATGAAGCAATTTGACATTGGCTATGAGTGCAAACCGGTCTATACTGATTCTGCCATCAAGAAAGTCAGCCTGCTTCCTCCGGATCTCAGGTACTGCAGGAGGCTCAGCAAAGTGAAAGAGATCAGATTCTCCATACAGGAGGCCAACTTTGAAAGGAAACTCCGAAAACCACATGATCCTTACAAGCCCTGCAGGGATAAGATTAGATATGGAGCGTGGTACCTGAAGCCATATCTGTGGAAAAAGCTAGTAAATGACGAGCCTTTGATAGATCCTGAAGAGTTATTTGAACTTGAAGGTGGAATGCGTGGTAAACCAGACATCATTGAAGATCTTTATGGAACAATTGCCTTTAAGGATTTCATCATAAGCAAAGGCTACAATATGCCAACCATCCTTGAGAAGTTGTTTATGAGGAAAGGATGGAATTACGACACTGTCAACACTCCAATACCAAGAGTACTAAAAGCACATGAATTGATCATGCAGCAAAAGGATGAAGATTATGATGACGAAAATGACTAG